One genomic segment of Bdellovibrionales bacterium includes these proteins:
- a CDS encoding CoA-binding protein, which translates to MDRSSLDQNLIKEVLEKYKKVTVVGISSKPTRASYGVAEYLLNQGFEVDGVNPIEKSILGCSVYSSLNLVPHKLEIVDVFRAPEHVLDLVNELIPLRPQVLWLQEGVTHREAEEKARQAGIRVISDKCILKEHRKLFLMK; encoded by the coding sequence ATGGATAGAAGTTCATTAGATCAGAATTTGATTAAAGAGGTTTTAGAGAAATACAAAAAGGTGACTGTTGTGGGAATTAGCTCGAAGCCGACCCGGGCAAGTTACGGAGTCGCAGAGTACCTCCTCAACCAAGGGTTTGAGGTTGATGGCGTTAACCCAATTGAGAAATCTATTCTCGGTTGCTCCGTTTATTCGTCGCTGAATCTGGTGCCACATAAGCTTGAAATAGTGGACGTGTTTCGCGCGCCAGAACACGTTTTGGATCTGGTGAATGAGTTAATTCCGCTTCGACCTCAGGTTCTTTGGCTACAAGAGGGGGTTACTCACCGCGAGGCCGAGGAAAAGGCACGCCAAGCTGGAATTCGGGTCATATCCGACAAATGCATTCTAAAAGAGCATCGAAAATTATTTTTAATGAAATAA
- a CDS encoding ABC transporter ATP-binding protein — translation MGIQGHQLIKEFGAPPTRVLHSIEVNIEDGEFVSISGKSGSGKSSLLYILSTLDNPTQGEVLVDGTNIAKLSSRDLHDFRNRQVGFIFQFHYLLPELTALENVLLGPRNLKRHEELKNRAMSLLEELEIPEQANKFPAQMSGGQQQRVAIARALILQPRYLFADEPTGNLDTTNAERVMNILTQFNQKMKTTIVLVTHDPDYSQLADREILLIDGHLAGGTSS, via the coding sequence TTGGGAATTCAAGGGCACCAACTCATCAAGGAATTCGGAGCTCCGCCAACTCGAGTCCTACACAGTATTGAGGTGAATATCGAAGATGGCGAATTCGTTTCTATTTCTGGAAAATCAGGATCCGGAAAGAGTTCACTACTCTATATTCTGAGTACTCTCGACAATCCAACCCAAGGTGAAGTCCTCGTTGACGGGACCAATATTGCCAAGCTTTCAAGCCGAGATCTTCATGATTTTAGAAACCGTCAAGTTGGTTTTATTTTTCAATTTCACTACCTTCTTCCTGAATTGACCGCTCTAGAAAACGTGCTATTGGGACCTCGAAATCTTAAGCGTCACGAAGAACTAAAAAATCGAGCCATGAGTCTTCTTGAAGAGCTCGAAATACCCGAGCAAGCAAATAAATTTCCAGCCCAAATGAGTGGAGGTCAACAACAGAGAGTCGCAATTGCCCGAGCCCTTATTTTGCAACCAAGATACCTTTTTGCAGATGAGCCAACAGGTAACTTGGATACCACAAACGCCGAACGAGTGATGAATATTCTCACGCAGTTCAATCAAAAAATGAAAACAACTATTGTATTGGTCACCCATGATCCCGACTATTCTCAGCTGGCAGACCGAGAAATCCTACTTATTGACGGCCACCTGGCGGGGGGAACCTCGTCTTAA
- a CDS encoding ABC transporter permease, producing the protein MWFLALRQMLARKKQTLLIFLGISLGTTIYVVIAGMQLGMRNYISEQLLNNTAHVIIKGNEQQIQQKDLRDRFFEETQFVHWVVPPAGKRGESRLENPQGWFSRLDKDPRVLAYSPRLSINAIGARGPLRSSIGLTGIIPEKHTQVTSLSDYTVAGNLSMLTGGGRKIILGKGVMDKLGASVGDTIRISSGFNEAWPYRIVGVVQLGNHNIDDTMALAHLSDVQSLNHSPGRVSEISVALDDINFSSSIASLWSLYSNDKVEGWEEANASFMQIINIQDITRYVITFAILLVAAFGVYNVLSIMISQKQKEIAILRSIGYGPEKILQLFMIQGFLLGLIGGLSGLVFGLGANLLIGNIDLGFKIGKGTHLPISYDVTIFVAAFVAAQAAAAVASIIPARHAAQLTPLDIIRANI; encoded by the coding sequence ATGTGGTTTTTGGCCCTACGCCAAATGCTCGCCCGAAAAAAGCAAACGCTCTTAATTTTTCTTGGAATCTCGCTCGGCACAACCATCTACGTGGTCATTGCGGGAATGCAGCTAGGAATGAGAAACTACATTTCAGAACAATTGCTCAATAACACGGCTCATGTCATCATTAAGGGAAATGAACAGCAGATACAGCAAAAAGATTTGCGCGATCGCTTTTTTGAAGAAACCCAATTTGTTCATTGGGTCGTCCCACCAGCTGGAAAGCGAGGCGAATCAAGACTTGAAAATCCGCAAGGTTGGTTTTCTCGTCTGGACAAAGACCCAAGGGTTTTGGCCTATTCTCCCCGATTATCAATAAATGCTATTGGAGCCCGCGGTCCCCTGAGATCCAGCATTGGTCTCACTGGTATAATTCCTGAAAAACACACCCAGGTAACCAGTCTTTCTGACTACACCGTAGCCGGAAATCTCTCCATGCTGACGGGTGGAGGACGAAAAATTATTCTCGGCAAGGGAGTCATGGATAAATTGGGTGCGTCGGTTGGAGATACGATTAGAATATCGAGCGGATTCAATGAAGCATGGCCCTATCGCATCGTTGGAGTCGTTCAATTGGGAAATCACAATATTGACGACACAATGGCACTGGCTCATCTCTCCGATGTTCAATCTCTTAACCACTCTCCTGGGCGGGTCAGCGAAATTTCTGTGGCCCTCGACGACATTAACTTCTCTTCTTCGATTGCGTCTCTTTGGTCGCTCTATTCAAACGACAAGGTTGAAGGATGGGAAGAGGCAAATGCTTCATTTATGCAGATCATTAATATTCAGGATATCACCAGATACGTTATCACATTTGCTATACTCCTGGTGGCCGCCTTTGGAGTGTACAATGTATTAAGCATCATGATCAGTCAAAAGCAGAAGGAAATCGCTATTCTCCGCTCCATCGGCTATGGTCCCGAAAAAATTCTTCAGCTGTTTATGATTCAGGGATTCCTACTGGGGTTGATTGGAGGACTCAGTGGCCTTGTCTTTGGCCTTGGTGCTAATCTTCTTATTGGAAATATTGACCTGGGATTTAAGATTGGAAAAGGGACACACCTACCAATATCCTACGATGTAACTATTTTTGTTGCTGCGTTTGTGGCCGCACAGGCTGCTGCGGCCGTGGCAAGTATTATTCCCGCCAGACATGCCGCTCAACTGACTCCATTAGATATCATACGTGCAAACATTTAA
- a CDS encoding efflux RND transporter periplasmic adaptor subunit: MFKKIHYIALGASLLSVAMISIFFFYRYNRKYDLIKPKRGSITEAIYGLGKVKSYSKYDVKLGIMSTVQDVYVHEGDVVKKGDPLIRFTENLKFSSPINGTVTFVGVGKAEGVAPQVVLLSVQDLNDKYIEVSLEQQAALRVSAGQTTDVIFESLRSVKLEGKVKALFPKNDEFLAHIQVDGLMEAVLPGMTADVSIQVGQHENVMLVPLSAVSNGHLIIERNQNRMKIPIKIGGIDGQWAEVKESALIDSDLIVVKTSI; the protein is encoded by the coding sequence ATGTTTAAAAAAATTCACTATATTGCTTTGGGTGCTTCTCTTTTATCTGTTGCAATGATAAGCATTTTTTTCTTTTATCGATACAACCGCAAATACGACCTTATCAAGCCAAAACGAGGGTCTATCACTGAAGCCATTTACGGCTTAGGAAAAGTAAAATCGTATAGCAAATACGATGTTAAACTAGGAATCATGAGTACAGTTCAGGATGTCTACGTTCATGAGGGAGATGTCGTAAAAAAAGGTGACCCACTTATTCGATTTACTGAAAATCTAAAGTTTTCATCACCCATAAACGGTACTGTTACCTTTGTAGGAGTCGGAAAGGCAGAAGGTGTCGCTCCTCAAGTCGTGCTCTTGTCTGTCCAGGACCTTAACGACAAGTACATAGAGGTGTCTCTTGAACAACAAGCTGCTCTAAGGGTAAGCGCAGGCCAAACGACTGATGTTATTTTTGAAAGCCTCCGATCCGTGAAATTGGAGGGAAAAGTCAAAGCGCTTTTTCCAAAAAATGATGAGTTTCTTGCCCATATACAGGTGGATGGATTGATGGAAGCTGTTCTTCCTGGGATGACCGCTGACGTTTCGATTCAAGTGGGCCAACATGAAAATGTCATGTTGGTTCCTCTCTCCGCAGTTTCTAATGGGCATTTGATTATTGAGAGGAATCAAAATCGAATGAAAATACCAATAAAAATAGGAGGAATTGATGGTCAGTGGGCGGAGGTCAAAGAAAGCGCTTTAATTGACAGCGATCTCATTGTCGTCAAAACATCGATCTGA
- a CDS encoding FtsX-like permease family protein, whose amino-acid sequence MRKLLWLSLRELFNHRQFTILFSLNLSLGLSGFIALNSFRYSIEKSLSTRSKIVLGADLGLSSRNPLSKDVLDLATRSFPSNVSCSDIIELYSMVANTSGLSKLVQLRAIDPNFPFYGTIKMSSTQASQETTPLIVDSSATNSNAWVYPEVLTQLNLKVGEPLRIGDVIFRIGGVILDDSAAGITTGMAPRVYIPLSQVPNTKLVTSESLAWYTSLFAIPSATDAQLKKIEQLLHSSPVIPSEVDVYSHQTAGEQMGRLANYLGDYLGLVSLAALFLSSVGAIFLFKAYFSRKILSFAIFLSLGLSPNRILFLVLFQVAALGLIGSLPAICLSLALVPIISLITQQLLPVQLDSAMDPMSILIAVATAVVGSLLVCLPTALRVKQIKPSLLFRNETIRILPTTLPLVLFSYLPAVVAFWMMSVWQAHSWLVGSLFSAIFGCSGLFFWFLVFLVLKPLERVPKRLPSFIQIATREMVRHQSSTITSFLALSLGVLLINIAPQIEANLRGEIEHPEKSNLPSFFLFDIQEEQLPELKKLTAEFKIPLKQVSPLVRARLIAVNNQKFEKGEKQVFSREEEREARFRNRGFNLTYRSELSDSEELSEGHNFSGIFEEAKGTVPEISVEKRFAQRLGLKRNDILTFDIQDVPVEGKIVNFRTVRWASFQPNFFIQFQPGVLESAPKTYLASLPDHEAAIKSSLQNAIVSKFPNISLIDVSRLASRILEISQQMIWAMHLMAGLNIVVGLFVMFSICNHQMWQRKWEMSLLKVLGYRSAQVRNIFLFQHLAIGLSAGIVGAITSLVVSFGISFVLFDGLWIWQWQVPTFSVLSLIALSFCVSYISSRQIFLTKPNILLRQETA is encoded by the coding sequence ATGAGAAAGCTTCTTTGGTTATCTTTGAGAGAGCTGTTCAACCATCGGCAATTCACAATCCTATTTTCTCTCAATCTCAGCCTCGGTCTCAGCGGCTTTATTGCTTTGAACTCCTTTCGTTACTCAATTGAAAAATCTCTATCAACACGATCCAAAATCGTGCTTGGAGCCGACCTTGGACTTTCTTCCCGCAATCCTCTTTCTAAGGATGTTCTTGATTTGGCCACGAGAAGTTTTCCGAGCAATGTTTCATGTAGTGACATAATTGAACTCTATTCAATGGTGGCGAATACCTCTGGACTATCAAAACTTGTTCAACTTCGTGCAATCGATCCCAATTTTCCGTTCTATGGCACTATAAAAATGTCTTCGACACAAGCATCTCAAGAAACGACCCCATTGATCGTTGATTCCTCAGCAACCAACAGCAATGCTTGGGTCTATCCAGAGGTGCTAACTCAATTAAACCTGAAAGTGGGGGAGCCACTTCGTATCGGCGACGTGATATTTCGGATTGGCGGAGTTATTCTCGATGATTCAGCTGCGGGAATCACTACGGGGATGGCACCTCGCGTTTACATTCCTCTGTCTCAAGTTCCCAATACCAAACTGGTGACCTCCGAGAGCCTGGCCTGGTACACTTCTCTTTTTGCGATCCCCTCTGCTACTGATGCTCAACTAAAGAAAATAGAACAATTACTTCACTCCAGTCCCGTGATTCCTTCGGAGGTAGATGTCTATTCTCATCAAACGGCCGGCGAACAAATGGGAAGGCTGGCCAATTATTTGGGTGACTACCTCGGTTTAGTCTCCTTGGCGGCACTCTTTCTTTCCTCGGTGGGAGCCATATTTCTATTCAAAGCCTATTTTTCCCGAAAAATTCTTTCTTTCGCGATATTTCTGAGCCTTGGCCTCAGTCCAAATCGCATTTTATTTCTCGTTCTCTTTCAAGTCGCGGCACTCGGGTTAATTGGATCACTTCCGGCCATTTGTCTTTCGCTGGCACTCGTACCTATAATTTCACTTATCACGCAGCAATTACTTCCAGTCCAACTGGACTCTGCAATGGATCCGATGTCTATCTTAATTGCAGTAGCTACAGCCGTCGTTGGAAGTCTGTTAGTTTGTTTGCCAACAGCCCTCCGAGTGAAGCAAATAAAACCCTCTCTTCTATTTCGAAATGAAACAATTCGAATTCTGCCCACCACCCTTCCTCTGGTTTTATTTTCCTATCTGCCTGCTGTGGTTGCATTTTGGATGATGTCTGTTTGGCAGGCCCATTCCTGGCTGGTCGGCTCACTATTTTCTGCTATTTTTGGATGTTCCGGATTGTTTTTTTGGTTTCTTGTATTCCTCGTTTTAAAGCCACTTGAGAGAGTCCCTAAACGACTTCCCTCATTTATTCAGATTGCGACAAGAGAAATGGTCCGTCACCAGTCTTCGACCATAACAAGCTTTTTGGCATTGAGTCTCGGCGTGCTCCTCATAAATATTGCACCGCAAATTGAAGCTAATCTTCGGGGAGAAATTGAACACCCCGAAAAATCGAACCTGCCGAGCTTTTTTTTGTTTGATATTCAGGAAGAGCAACTCCCCGAATTAAAAAAATTGACAGCGGAGTTCAAGATCCCTTTAAAGCAAGTTTCCCCTCTCGTAAGAGCCCGTCTCATTGCAGTCAACAATCAAAAATTTGAAAAAGGTGAAAAGCAAGTCTTCTCGAGAGAAGAAGAACGCGAAGCTCGCTTTCGCAATCGTGGATTTAATTTAACCTACCGAAGCGAGCTTTCCGACTCCGAAGAACTATCAGAAGGCCATAATTTTAGCGGTATTTTTGAAGAAGCAAAGGGCACAGTGCCAGAAATATCGGTCGAAAAGCGCTTCGCGCAACGCTTGGGCCTGAAAAGAAACGACATTCTTACCTTCGATATTCAGGATGTTCCGGTCGAGGGCAAGATTGTCAATTTCAGAACTGTGAGATGGGCCAGCTTCCAACCAAATTTCTTTATTCAGTTTCAGCCTGGTGTTTTGGAATCAGCTCCCAAAACTTACCTCGCCTCCCTTCCCGACCATGAGGCCGCAATAAAGTCTTCACTACAAAACGCAATCGTCAGCAAATTTCCAAATATCAGTCTCATCGATGTTTCTAGATTGGCCAGCCGAATCCTTGAAATAAGTCAGCAGATGATCTGGGCCATGCATTTGATGGCGGGTCTTAATATAGTCGTCGGGCTCTTTGTCATGTTCTCCATCTGCAACCACCAAATGTGGCAGCGCAAATGGGAGATGAGTTTGCTAAAGGTTTTGGGCTATCGATCAGCACAAGTTCGCAACATATTTTTATTTCAACATTTGGCGATTGGCCTGTCAGCTGGAATTGTTGGCGCAATAACCAGCCTAGTGGTTAGTTTTGGAATTTCCTTTGTCCTCTTTGATGGGCTTTGGATCTGGCAATGGCAAGTGCCCACTTTCTCGGTTCTATCGCTCATTGCGCTCAGTTTTTGTGTCAGTTATATTTCCTCAAGACAGATTTTTTTGACAAAACCAAATATACTCTTGCGACAAGAAACAGCATGA
- a CDS encoding ABC transporter ATP-binding protein, whose translation MILSVHRLCKRYNQGQDIIVALDEISFNMNKGETLAILGPSGSGKTTLLSLLAGLEEISSGTVHISDHDIHQLSEEDLTQFRSKNVGIIFQQFHLMPHLTALENVRLPLDIQNEADSDKAAARALAAVGLEARRNHFPRELSGGECQRVAIARAIVTQPTILLADEPSGNLDADTGEMVMNLIFDLVSTNRMTLILVTHNLDLAKRCQRQICLKSGRIE comes from the coding sequence ATGATTTTATCTGTCCATCGACTTTGCAAGAGATACAATCAAGGCCAGGACATTATCGTGGCCCTCGACGAAATTTCCTTCAATATGAATAAGGGAGAGACCTTGGCCATCCTTGGTCCCTCAGGAAGCGGCAAGACGACCCTACTCTCTCTGCTGGCTGGACTTGAGGAAATCAGTTCAGGTACAGTTCATATTTCTGATCACGACATTCATCAACTTTCCGAGGAAGATCTCACTCAATTTCGCTCTAAGAATGTGGGGATTATTTTTCAACAATTCCATTTGATGCCTCATCTGACGGCACTTGAGAACGTCCGTTTGCCTCTTGATATCCAGAATGAAGCTGACTCTGATAAAGCCGCAGCGAGAGCCCTTGCCGCAGTTGGATTGGAAGCCAGAAGAAATCACTTTCCGAGGGAACTGAGTGGCGGTGAGTGCCAAAGAGTGGCTATTGCAAGAGCCATTGTCACTCAACCTACCATCCTTCTCGCTGATGAACCCAGTGGAAATCTCGATGCTGACACGGGAGAAATGGTCATGAATCTGATATTTGATCTCGTTAGCACGAATCGGATGACCCTTATCCTAGTGACTCACAATCTCGATCTTGCAAAGCGCTGCCAGCGCCAGATTTGTCTCAAGAGCGGTAGAATCGAATGA
- a CDS encoding arylesterase, translated as MFLSVSASAANLKTLEKESHQRIVILGDSIAAGDGVDKESSYPAQLELQLRARGHQVSVVNAGISGSTSASAVSRLKWQMRKKIDVLLIELGGNDGLRGVSVEATKKNLSETILLAKKEGINVLLAGMELPVNYGNDYRKKFTALFAELANQYKVAFMPFLLVDVGGKRDLNLSDGIHPNEKGHRKIAENLIPFIERLL; from the coding sequence ATTTTTCTTTCGGTATCCGCTTCGGCCGCTAATTTGAAGACTCTCGAAAAGGAAAGTCACCAAAGAATTGTCATTTTGGGTGACTCGATTGCGGCTGGAGACGGAGTTGACAAAGAAAGCTCTTATCCCGCCCAACTTGAATTGCAACTGAGAGCGCGCGGCCACCAAGTGAGCGTTGTCAACGCCGGGATTTCAGGGTCAACTTCGGCAAGCGCAGTCAGTCGATTAAAATGGCAGATGAGAAAAAAAATTGATGTTCTCTTGATTGAATTAGGGGGAAACGACGGCCTCCGAGGAGTTTCCGTTGAAGCAACAAAAAAAAATCTCAGCGAAACCATCCTGTTGGCAAAAAAGGAAGGGATCAACGTCCTGCTTGCTGGGATGGAACTTCCTGTTAATTATGGAAACGACTATCGAAAAAAATTTACGGCCTTATTTGCCGAACTCGCGAACCAATACAAAGTTGCATTCATGCCCTTTCTTTTGGTCGACGTTGGAGGAAAAAGGGATTTAAATCTGAGTGATGGCATTCACCCTAACGAAAAGGGACACCGTAAAATTGCCGAAAACCTCATTCCTTTTATAGAGAGGCTACTATGA
- the rpsN gene encoding 30S ribosomal protein S14 — protein MATLGAVVKNNRRKKLAVKYGPIRKALRKKSLDTTLTEEERTEAFVLLQKLPRNGSPIRVRNRCVMTGRPRGNLRKFGLSRLSFRAMAHLGKIPGVTKASW, from the coding sequence ATGGCTACTTTAGGTGCTGTTGTTAAGAACAATCGTCGGAAGAAATTGGCGGTCAAATACGGTCCGATCCGTAAAGCGCTTCGCAAGAAGTCTTTGGACACCACTCTTACAGAAGAAGAGCGCACAGAGGCTTTTGTTCTGCTTCAGAAGTTGCCACGCAATGGTTCACCAATCAGAGTTCGTAATCGTTGTGTTATGACGGGCCGACCCAGGGGCAATCTGCGAAAGTTTGGCTTGTCTCGTCTGAGTTTTAGGGCCATGGCCCATCTTGGAAAAATTCCTGGAGTAACCAAGGCGAGCTGGTAA
- a CDS encoding response regulator → MMEQINVKNRPLIFLVDDEPMLLDTFATVLGDDYDTRSFNSPHAFLSYIDNPAAVQPDLLISDLMMPGLTGTEMISKAIEKNMAFPSILLSGNLDKETVIQAVNLGVFKVFEKPIRTDVLMGAIDQLLIEHEVARSRVEVRELTAQLREVYRNFRLVAEPHLPTEVAEDLKNLVSGSDLGQEKGKKGNAENSTQGRSFDELMDDLETRLNLLLDRETVLQELRHSRARASV, encoded by the coding sequence ATGATGGAACAAATAAATGTTAAAAATAGACCCCTAATTTTTCTAGTCGATGATGAGCCAATGCTTCTTGACACATTTGCCACTGTTTTGGGGGATGACTACGATACTCGATCATTCAATAGCCCGCATGCATTTCTCTCTTATATTGATAATCCAGCGGCCGTTCAACCAGACCTTTTGATTTCTGACCTGATGATGCCTGGGCTTACGGGCACCGAGATGATATCAAAGGCAATAGAAAAGAATATGGCCTTTCCTTCGATTCTTCTTTCTGGAAATTTGGACAAGGAAACGGTTATTCAAGCCGTAAATTTGGGAGTGTTTAAGGTATTTGAAAAACCAATTCGGACTGATGTTTTAATGGGGGCAATCGATCAGCTGCTTATCGAACATGAGGTGGCCCGCTCTCGGGTAGAGGTGAGGGAGCTCACCGCTCAACTAAGAGAAGTCTATAGGAACTTTCGTCTTGTTGCTGAACCCCATCTGCCGACTGAGGTGGCAGAAGATTTGAAGAACTTGGTCAGCGGGAGTGATTTAGGTCAAGAAAAGGGCAAGAAGGGGAATGCTGAGAATTCTACCCAGGGGAGATCTTTTGATGAACTCATGGACGATCTCGAAACTCGCTTGAATCTTCTTCTTGATAGGGAAACTGTACTCCAGGAGCTGAGGCATTCGCGGGCTAGGGCATCAGTCTGA
- the sppA gene encoding signal peptide peptidase SppA, translating into MKNFIKNVFAGALGTLIGLFLFVFLGLIVLLALSSAVSTHFSETRVEKNSVLFIPLNGELVERKGTMFLDWEEDSPFFRGPRHIGLWEVQLALEKAKEDKNIKGIYLKLGSLSAGWASLGSLVHSLAEFKKSGKFIHAYGEIFDEKTYYIAAVADKIHGYPEGAFEFNGIATVPLYIKGTLDKLGIRPQIFKVGKFKSAVEIFNEDKMSEASRKQNQELLDDIWSHTIGEISTFRGLAPEALNQIASDLSVTRASEALDKKLLDDASSEEQVLDLMKGLTERARDKKLNLISFSHYQRLPEVGDLIGEKNRIAVIFASGEIISGSSSEGYIGSEDMISMLRQIAREKEIKAVVLRINSPGGSALAADVIWRQIAELKKTKPVVASFGDVAASGGYYIAAGADHIFSDPNSITGSIGVFGVMFNSQNFFNQKLGITFDRVVTHPHADIGDSTREMSDGERLKIQSEVEQTYQQFLRVVQQGRNIKSAEKVEELAQGRVWSGQKALALGLVDEHGDLNKAIEKAAALAKLSEPWSVDVFPREKSPIEQLFQVMGQMSFFQSWQERVVSPNEETWFHQVQQLRSLEKMGRIWALDPQYLRFPK; encoded by the coding sequence ATGAAGAATTTTATCAAAAATGTTTTTGCGGGCGCCCTTGGGACTCTCATCGGTTTGTTCTTGTTCGTATTTTTAGGATTAATTGTTCTTCTTGCTCTATCAAGTGCCGTATCGACCCATTTCAGTGAGACCAGAGTCGAAAAAAACAGCGTCCTCTTTATCCCCCTAAACGGTGAACTGGTCGAAAGAAAGGGAACCATGTTCTTAGACTGGGAAGAGGATTCCCCATTTTTTAGAGGACCTCGCCACATCGGACTTTGGGAAGTGCAATTGGCCCTTGAAAAGGCAAAAGAGGATAAGAACATCAAAGGAATTTATTTAAAACTAGGTTCACTCTCAGCCGGCTGGGCCTCATTGGGATCACTCGTTCATTCTTTGGCTGAATTTAAAAAGAGCGGGAAATTCATACATGCTTATGGTGAAATTTTTGATGAGAAGACCTATTACATAGCCGCCGTTGCCGACAAGATTCATGGGTATCCCGAAGGTGCTTTTGAATTCAATGGTATCGCCACGGTGCCTCTGTATATTAAAGGTACTCTCGATAAGCTCGGTATCAGACCTCAGATCTTCAAGGTGGGGAAATTCAAATCAGCTGTAGAGATATTCAATGAAGACAAGATGAGTGAGGCAAGCCGCAAGCAAAATCAGGAGCTCCTCGATGATATTTGGTCCCACACTATCGGCGAAATTAGTACCTTTCGCGGACTTGCCCCCGAAGCCCTCAACCAAATTGCCTCAGATTTGTCTGTGACGAGGGCGAGCGAAGCTCTCGATAAAAAGCTACTTGATGATGCCTCTAGCGAAGAACAGGTCTTGGACTTGATGAAGGGTCTAACCGAAAGGGCAAGAGATAAAAAATTGAACCTGATTAGTTTTAGCCACTACCAAAGACTGCCAGAAGTTGGCGATCTGATTGGCGAAAAAAATCGAATTGCGGTCATCTTCGCCAGTGGGGAGATCATTTCTGGTTCTAGCTCCGAAGGATACATAGGCTCCGAAGATATGATATCAATGCTTAGACAAATTGCTCGAGAAAAGGAGATCAAGGCTGTCGTTTTGCGAATCAATAGCCCAGGGGGAAGTGCTCTCGCTGCGGATGTCATTTGGCGACAAATTGCTGAATTAAAAAAGACGAAACCCGTCGTAGCAAGCTTTGGCGACGTGGCCGCGTCTGGTGGATATTATATTGCAGCAGGTGCCGACCATATTTTCTCAGATCCAAATTCAATAACTGGCTCTATTGGAGTTTTCGGAGTTATGTTCAATTCTCAGAATTTTTTTAATCAAAAATTGGGAATCACCTTTGACCGAGTGGTCACCCACCCACACGCTGACATTGGAGACAGTACGCGAGAAATGTCTGATGGAGAGCGGTTGAAGATTCAATCTGAGGTGGAGCAGACCTATCAACAGTTTCTCCGAGTGGTACAACAGGGACGAAATATCAAGTCAGCAGAAAAAGTGGAAGAGCTCGCTCAAGGCAGGGTGTGGTCTGGGCAAAAAGCTCTTGCACTGGGCCTCGTGGATGAACATGGTGATCTCAACAAGGCGATAGAAAAAGCCGCAGCGCTCGCAAAACTGAGCGAGCCCTGGAGCGTTGACGTCTTTCCAAGAGAGAAGTCTCCGATTGAGCAGCTATTTCAGGTCATGGGACAGATGTCTTTCTTTCAATCCTGGCAGGAACGAGTAGTCTCACCAAATGAAGAAACCTGGTTCCATCAGGTTCAGCAATTAAGAAGCTTAGAAAAAATGGGGCGAATATGGGCACTGGACCCACAGTATCTTAGGTTCCCAAAATGA
- a CDS encoding ParA family protein — translation MNITSVINQKGGVAKTTTSLNVAAAWGAKGRKVLLIDLDPQSSATKAIFGDREFDHTIYDVLLSSVSPDKAIVHSVHFGVDVIPSDILLSGVDIQMAAHFGRESILKRRLEPLRSRYDAILIDCSPSLGLLTVNALMASRDIIIPICPEYFSLKGIELILDTIRNLRSGLGYRVDVRGVVITRFRDRKIVREVIEEIRRHYGLRIFMNFVPDNIAVEEAHHLHLPVTKYAPKSKASLAYGSLAEEIWQ, via the coding sequence ATGAATATTACCTCGGTTATCAACCAGAAGGGCGGGGTGGCGAAAACGACCACCTCTTTAAATGTGGCCGCAGCATGGGGGGCGAAAGGAAGGAAGGTTCTATTAATAGACTTGGATCCACAGTCCTCAGCCACGAAGGCCATTTTTGGTGATCGGGAGTTTGATCACACGATTTACGACGTGCTCCTCAGTAGCGTGTCCCCAGATAAAGCTATCGTTCACTCCGTTCATTTTGGTGTGGACGTGATTCCGTCAGATATTTTACTTAGCGGTGTTGATATTCAAATGGCTGCTCATTTTGGGCGGGAATCCATTTTGAAACGGAGATTGGAGCCGCTGCGGAGTCGTTATGATGCGATTCTGATAGATTGCTCGCCCTCCTTGGGTTTGTTAACTGTAAATGCTTTGATGGCATCTCGCGATATCATTATCCCTATTTGTCCTGAATACTTCAGTCTAAAGGGAATTGAGTTGATCCTGGACACGATTCGAAATCTACGATCAGGTTTAGGATATCGAGTCGATGTACGAGGGGTTGTCATTACCCGTTTTCGTGATCGAAAAATTGTTCGGGAAGTGATTGAAGAAATCCGTCGACACTATGGCTTAAGGATTTTTATGAATTTTGTGCCAGACAACATTGCTGTCGAAGAAGCTCATCATCTTCACTTGCCGGTAACCAAATATGCGCCCAAGTCAAAGGCCTCATTGGCTTATGGGTCATTAGCGGAGGAGATTTGGCAGTGA